The following proteins are co-located in the Nonlabens ponticola genome:
- a CDS encoding GNAT family N-acetyltransferase — MQEATLKLAHTSEFQKALSILKTAAQHLLDKGIDQWSYWLDPPAERLEWLQEGFELNEIHFIQFQKETAGMIRIMHKDLKYWGHQEQSALYIHSLVILPAFTGKKIGAHVIEQVKNKAVTQDIYLLRLDCDSSNERLCAYYENLGFKKVYQRQMMYSINNFYELSIV; from the coding sequence ATGCAGGAAGCTACGCTAAAACTAGCACATACAAGCGAATTTCAAAAAGCGCTATCCATATTAAAAACTGCAGCACAACATTTGCTTGATAAAGGTATTGATCAATGGAGCTACTGGCTAGATCCACCAGCTGAGCGACTTGAATGGTTGCAAGAAGGTTTTGAATTGAATGAGATCCATTTCATACAGTTCCAGAAAGAAACTGCAGGAATGATTAGAATTATGCACAAGGATTTAAAATATTGGGGCCATCAGGAACAATCAGCGCTTTATATACATTCTCTTGTGATACTGCCAGCTTTTACCGGTAAGAAAATAGGTGCTCATGTGATTGAGCAAGTAAAAAACAAAGCGGTCACACAAGATATTTATCTTTTGCGGTTAGACTGTGATTCTAGCAATGAACGATTGTGCGCGTATTATGAAAATTTAGGCTTTAAAAAGGTTTACCAGCGACAGATGATGTACTCGATCAATAACTTCTATGAACTAAGTATTGTTTGA
- a CDS encoding DEAD/DEAH box helicase — protein MTFKQLGLDESILKALQDQGYENPTPIQAQSIPVLLKGKDLLGVAQTGTGKTAAFSIPILQQLLDGDGPRGKRKIRALVVTPTRELAIQIDENFTAYSKYTGIKNTVIFGGVKQTKQVYALHQGVDVLVATPGRLLDLINQRYISLADVEYFVLDEADQMLDMGFIHDIKKLLKLLPNQRQSLFFSATMPQAIVKLSREILGDFERVTIEPEKTTAEKVEQAIYHVNKKNKTKLLTHLLGTDMNGPTLVFSRTKHGANKIVKDLDKAGIKSAAIHGNKSQGARQRALQSFKDGELQALVATDIAARGIDIDELAYVINYDLPNIAESYVHRIGRTGRAGASGLAASFCMLEERPFLKDIEKLIQTHIPVIDDHPYEFKMEDAAEPSLKKQGQRGRRPSRNSGNSNRSKSGNNNRNRSSNRSR, from the coding sequence ATGACATTTAAACAATTGGGGCTCGACGAGTCCATCTTGAAAGCTTTACAAGACCAAGGATACGAGAATCCAACACCTATACAAGCACAATCAATACCAGTATTACTTAAAGGAAAAGACTTATTAGGAGTCGCTCAAACAGGAACCGGTAAAACCGCAGCCTTTTCAATCCCTATTTTACAGCAATTACTTGATGGTGATGGCCCACGTGGCAAGCGCAAGATAAGAGCACTCGTAGTCACGCCTACACGAGAACTGGCCATTCAGATAGATGAGAATTTCACTGCTTACTCAAAATACACAGGAATAAAAAATACCGTCATATTTGGTGGCGTTAAACAAACTAAGCAAGTTTATGCTCTTCATCAAGGCGTGGACGTATTGGTCGCAACACCAGGAAGATTACTGGACTTGATCAATCAGCGTTACATCTCGCTGGCAGATGTTGAATACTTCGTTCTTGACGAGGCAGACCAGATGCTGGACATGGGCTTTATCCATGATATTAAGAAACTACTCAAGCTCTTGCCTAATCAGCGACAGTCGCTTTTCTTTAGTGCGACCATGCCGCAGGCAATCGTTAAATTATCTCGCGAGATATTAGGAGACTTTGAGCGCGTGACTATAGAGCCAGAAAAAACTACTGCGGAGAAAGTAGAACAGGCGATTTATCACGTCAACAAAAAGAATAAAACCAAATTGCTCACCCATCTACTGGGAACAGACATGAACGGACCAACATTAGTTTTTTCTAGAACTAAACATGGTGCCAATAAGATTGTAAAAGACCTTGATAAAGCAGGAATCAAGAGCGCCGCGATTCATGGTAATAAATCACAAGGCGCGCGCCAGCGTGCATTGCAAAGCTTTAAGGACGGCGAGTTGCAAGCGCTAGTCGCTACCGACATTGCCGCTCGCGGTATTGATATCGACGAGCTTGCCTATGTGATCAATTATGATCTACCCAACATTGCAGAATCCTACGTGCACCGCATAGGTCGTACAGGTCGTGCAGGCGCAAGCGGTCTTGCAGCCAGTTTTTGTATGCTGGAAGAACGACCGTTTCTTAAGGATATAGAGAAGCTCATCCAGACTCATATTCCCGTGATCGACGATCATCCTTATGAATTCAAGATGGAAGATGCTGCAGAGCCTAGTTTGAAAAAACAAGGTCAGCGTGGTAGAAGACCTTCTCGCAATTCGGGAAACAGTAATCGTAGTAAATCTGGAAACAATAACAGAAACAGATCTTCAAATCGCAGCCGATAG
- a CDS encoding TPM domain-containing protein produces the protein MSSKVEDFLTAAQEQEIVQAIRDAELRTSGEIRVHLESNCSGDVYERAQELFHVLKMDNTRDANGILFYVAVDDRKFALLGDTGIHAVVGAQFWIDVKNEMELRFRESKFTQGLTAAIQLVGERLSAHFPWDEDDVNELPDQISTS, from the coding sequence ATGTCCAGCAAGGTAGAAGATTTTCTCACGGCTGCACAGGAACAAGAAATTGTTCAAGCCATACGTGATGCAGAGTTGCGCACTAGCGGCGAGATACGCGTGCATCTGGAATCCAATTGCAGCGGTGATGTTTATGAGCGCGCACAGGAATTGTTTCATGTACTTAAAATGGACAACACGCGCGATGCCAACGGCATACTATTTTATGTAGCCGTGGATGACCGCAAGTTTGCTTTATTGGGCGACACCGGTATCCATGCTGTGGTAGGAGCACAATTCTGGATAGATGTCAAGAATGAGATGGAATTACGCTTTCGCGAAAGCAAATTCACACAAGGCCTTACTGCTGCTATCCAGCTCGTAGGTGAGCGACTATCTGCCCACTTTCCATGGGATGAGGATGATGTCAATGAATTACCGGATCAAATTTCTACTAGTTGA
- a CDS encoding GyrI-like domain-containing protein, producing MSQSKTESKDSNSPTAKFLRIEKLAPRKLVGKSLEMSMVDNKTAELWKSFMPHRNKIQNTVGNDLYSIQEYPVALSLEHFDPTIAFKKYALSEVSAYGNLPEGMQPYELKGGMYAVFLHMGLPAQFPATINFIFAEWLPNADYVLDHRPHFEVLGDKYSNTNPSSQEEVWIPVKKKS from the coding sequence ATGAGTCAGAGTAAAACTGAGTCTAAAGATTCGAACTCACCAACGGCAAAATTCTTAAGAATTGAAAAGCTAGCACCTAGAAAGCTAGTAGGAAAATCTCTTGAGATGTCCATGGTTGATAATAAAACTGCGGAGCTTTGGAAAAGCTTTATGCCGCATCGCAACAAGATTCAAAATACGGTTGGTAATGATCTGTATTCAATACAAGAATATCCTGTGGCGCTAAGCCTTGAACATTTTGATCCGACTATAGCTTTTAAAAAATATGCTTTAAGCGAAGTCAGTGCCTACGGCAACCTACCTGAAGGCATGCAACCTTATGAGCTTAAAGGCGGCATGTACGCTGTATTTCTACATATGGGCTTGCCAGCTCAGTTTCCCGCTACCATAAATTTCATTTTTGCAGAATGGCTTCCTAATGCAGATTATGTGTTGGATCATCGACCACATTTTGAAGTACTTGGCGATAAATACAGTAATACTAATCCTAGCTCTCAGGAAGAAGTTTGGATACCAGTTAAGAAAAAATCCTAG
- a CDS encoding DUF3857 domain-containing transglutaminase family protein, giving the protein MLKNYILFLFVFVLPIATIAQIQIKTGNKSSWIQDTDYELNPAIDNDEIVQGAVTLLSDYQTNVPLQQTYYRFVNKITDPVGIQAISNISAVYDPTYQKLIFHSLKILRGDQVIDKLNPVDFQVIKRELNAENYLYDGSLSAMIYLSDVRNGDIIDYDYSIIGFNPLNKGEFTDGYILCDYAPVGKINVSILSDKSLKYQLYNTTLKPEIEKTGDTWYYQWTVNNPEPFYYEEFIPTWEINMPTVYVSTYNNWKQVIDWSLELFEIDKPISAALREEITSIENDNSSEGEKIQSVLNFVQNEIRYLGLEYGISGYKPHAPNQVFDQRYGDCKDKSLLMVTMLKEMGIEAYPVLISTTMKRSLNEILPSPYVFNHCTVKVVADDGNTYFYDPTITNQGGLFDNVHFPNYEYGLTIKKGNDKLESIESKSSNLTTVKEVYDLDKVNGSGKFHVTTSYHNIEADRIREYFKNSSLSNIAKEYEAYYANKHAGIKIVKNPEIIDDFKKNVVTIKEEYIVDSIWKEIPDEPENIAVEFQASALDGVFSVLNTDSRKHSIELAYPVTKSLETIVNLPEYWNIENETVEAKNDVFNYNQKINYNKSQNQLVIKNDLKILKPIVEAKDFKDYQNDVQKINNNYSYAIFIPKDNLAGFSSEPIMAFVKIIFYFLIFIAIVGVITWLVSRNNKKKVNQV; this is encoded by the coding sequence GTGCTCAAAAATTATATTTTATTTCTCTTCGTTTTTGTGTTGCCAATAGCAACCATCGCTCAAATTCAAATTAAAACAGGAAACAAATCTTCATGGATTCAAGACACTGATTATGAATTGAATCCAGCAATTGATAATGATGAAATCGTACAAGGCGCCGTAACATTACTTAGCGATTATCAGACTAATGTACCACTACAACAAACTTATTATAGGTTCGTCAATAAGATTACTGATCCAGTTGGAATTCAAGCTATTTCTAACATTAGTGCAGTTTATGATCCTACTTATCAAAAACTAATTTTTCATTCCTTGAAAATATTACGTGGTGATCAAGTAATTGATAAGTTAAATCCTGTAGATTTTCAAGTGATAAAACGTGAACTCAATGCAGAGAACTATTTATATGATGGTTCCCTATCTGCCATGATTTATTTATCAGATGTACGCAACGGCGATATTATTGACTACGACTATTCTATAATTGGTTTCAACCCGCTTAACAAAGGAGAGTTTACAGATGGATACATTCTTTGTGACTATGCGCCAGTAGGAAAAATCAATGTCTCCATTTTATCAGATAAGTCTCTCAAGTACCAACTTTACAATACGACGCTTAAGCCCGAGATCGAAAAAACAGGTGATACTTGGTACTATCAATGGACTGTAAATAATCCAGAACCATTTTATTATGAAGAATTTATTCCTACTTGGGAAATTAACATGCCTACCGTTTATGTATCCACTTACAATAACTGGAAACAGGTTATTGATTGGAGTCTAGAACTTTTTGAGATTGACAAACCTATTAGTGCAGCTCTAAGAGAAGAAATCACATCTATTGAAAATGATAATAGTTCTGAAGGCGAAAAAATACAGTCGGTATTAAATTTTGTGCAGAATGAAATACGCTACCTAGGACTGGAATATGGTATAAGTGGTTATAAACCTCATGCGCCTAATCAAGTTTTTGATCAACGTTATGGAGATTGTAAGGATAAGAGTTTACTCATGGTAACGATGCTCAAAGAAATGGGCATTGAAGCTTATCCTGTACTTATCAGTACTACTATGAAGCGATCCTTGAATGAGATCTTGCCTTCACCCTATGTATTTAATCACTGCACTGTAAAAGTTGTGGCAGATGATGGCAACACTTATTTCTATGATCCCACTATTACCAATCAAGGTGGCCTTTTTGACAACGTTCATTTTCCTAATTACGAATACGGTCTTACTATCAAAAAAGGAAATGATAAACTAGAGTCCATTGAAAGTAAATCGAGTAATCTGACTACGGTCAAAGAAGTGTATGATCTAGATAAAGTAAATGGATCTGGTAAATTTCATGTGACTACATCGTATCATAACATTGAAGCAGATAGGATAAGGGAATACTTCAAAAATAGCAGCCTTAGCAACATCGCTAAGGAGTACGAGGCATATTATGCTAATAAACATGCAGGTATCAAGATTGTCAAAAATCCTGAAATAATTGATGACTTCAAGAAAAACGTCGTTACTATCAAAGAGGAATACATAGTCGATAGTATATGGAAAGAGATACCTGATGAACCTGAAAATATTGCTGTAGAGTTTCAAGCATCAGCACTTGATGGAGTTTTTAGTGTACTAAATACTGATAGCAGAAAACACTCTATCGAGCTAGCATACCCTGTAACAAAAAGTCTTGAAACAATAGTCAACCTGCCAGAATATTGGAACATAGAAAATGAGACTGTTGAGGCCAAAAACGATGTCTTTAATTACAATCAAAAAATCAATTATAATAAATCACAAAACCAGTTAGTGATAAAGAATGATTTGAAGATTTTAAAACCGATTGTTGAAGCTAAGGACTTCAAGGATTATCAAAATGACGTTCAAAAAATAAATAATAATTACAGCTACGCAATCTTCATCCCTAAAGACAATCTTGCTGGATTTTCTAGTGAGCCGATAATGGCATTTGTAAAGATCATTTTCTACTTTCTAATTTTTATTGCGATTGTTGGTGTAATAACATGGTTGGTTTCTCGCAATAACAAGAAAAAGGTCAATCAAGTTTAG
- a CDS encoding LemA family protein, whose amino-acid sequence MKTGSIIGIVLLVLVVIIGFNAYSWYNTTVTDKEGVQAQWGNVESSYQRRSDLIPNIVATAKQYAQFEQETLTGVIEARAKATSINVDASNLTSEQIQQFSEAQGAVSSGLGRLLATYENYPDLKANENFKELINELERTENRINVERNRYNETVKKYNLQVNRLPGKFYAGIFGFDESPYFQADEGAQNAPDVGNLFGN is encoded by the coding sequence ATGAAAACAGGTTCAATTATAGGAATCGTACTTCTTGTACTCGTGGTGATCATAGGTTTTAATGCCTATTCATGGTACAATACTACCGTAACAGATAAGGAAGGCGTGCAGGCGCAATGGGGTAATGTCGAGTCCAGTTATCAGCGCAGGTCAGACCTTATTCCTAATATCGTCGCAACGGCAAAACAATATGCACAATTTGAGCAAGAAACGCTAACAGGCGTTATTGAGGCGCGTGCCAAGGCAACTTCTATCAATGTAGATGCAAGCAATTTGACTAGCGAGCAGATACAGCAGTTTAGCGAGGCACAAGGCGCGGTAAGTTCGGGTTTGGGACGTTTATTGGCCACTTATGAGAACTATCCAGACCTCAAGGCAAACGAGAATTTTAAGGAATTGATCAATGAGCTAGAACGTACGGAGAATCGCATCAATGTCGAACGCAATCGCTACAATGAGACCGTAAAAAAATATAATCTACAAGTCAATAGACTACCAGGTAAGTTTTACGCAGGTATCTTCGGTTTTGACGAGTCTCCATATTTCCAGGCAGATGAAGGTGCACAAAATGCACCAGATGTAGGCAACCTATTCGGTAACTAG
- a CDS encoding SulP family inorganic anion transporter, translated as MVKLFNNFVGNPKNDILSGLTVALALVPEAVAFAFVAGVDPMVGLYGAFMMGIITSLFGGRPGMISGATGAMAIVMVLLIKTGNEVGLAMETPYENLGLQWLFITLLIVGVIQMSAGFLRLGKFVRLIPHPVMMGFVNGLAIVIFLAQLDFFKTGTGDDKSWMTGTPLYILLALVGLTMAIMYFLPKLTKAIPAALAAIAVVAAITIFGNLDVATVGSFIRDGGGTGMEGSLPEFQFQIFTLFDTLQGHWAIILGTAVTLAAVGLIESLMTLNLVDDLTETRGSGNRECVAQGAANMVNGLFGGMGGCAMIGQSIINVNSGGRGRLSGAVAASALLLFILFGAPIIEQIPIAALVGVMLMVVIGTFAWSSFRIINKIPISDLIVLIAVSAITVWQDLAIAVVTGVIMSALVFAWNSAKRIRARKSIKDDGTKVYEIWGPLFFGSVTAFNNKFDPKTDPEKIEIDFIESRVQDHSGVEALRNVANKYLDLGKEIKLTHLSPECQELLMRRNPEFESIIERSIEDPRYHIATDLLDAEV; from the coding sequence ATGGTAAAGCTGTTCAATAATTTTGTAGGCAATCCTAAAAATGATATTCTTTCTGGTCTCACGGTAGCACTAGCTCTTGTTCCAGAAGCTGTTGCTTTTGCATTTGTGGCTGGCGTTGATCCTATGGTTGGATTGTACGGTGCATTCATGATGGGAATAATTACTTCGCTTTTTGGCGGTCGTCCTGGGATGATATCTGGAGCTACAGGCGCCATGGCTATCGTGATGGTATTGCTTATCAAGACTGGAAATGAGGTAGGTCTTGCCATGGAAACCCCTTATGAGAACCTAGGTTTACAGTGGTTATTTATCACATTACTCATAGTAGGCGTGATCCAGATGAGTGCTGGGTTTTTGAGATTAGGAAAGTTTGTGAGATTGATACCGCATCCAGTAATGATGGGATTTGTAAACGGTCTCGCCATAGTGATTTTTCTAGCACAATTAGATTTCTTCAAGACAGGAACCGGCGATGATAAGTCATGGATGACAGGAACGCCACTTTATATTTTGTTGGCTCTTGTTGGACTTACCATGGCGATCATGTACTTCTTGCCTAAGTTAACCAAAGCTATTCCTGCCGCGCTGGCAGCCATAGCTGTGGTTGCAGCAATAACTATCTTTGGAAATCTTGATGTGGCGACGGTAGGTTCATTCATTCGCGATGGTGGTGGTACAGGAATGGAAGGCTCGTTGCCAGAATTTCAATTTCAGATATTCACATTGTTTGATACCCTACAAGGACACTGGGCAATCATTTTAGGGACTGCGGTGACACTGGCAGCGGTTGGTTTGATTGAATCATTAATGACATTAAATCTTGTCGACGATTTGACTGAGACACGTGGTAGCGGTAATCGTGAATGTGTGGCTCAAGGCGCAGCCAATATGGTCAACGGACTCTTTGGCGGTATGGGCGGTTGTGCCATGATAGGTCAATCAATTATCAATGTTAATTCAGGTGGTCGCGGTAGATTGTCGGGAGCAGTTGCGGCAAGTGCCTTATTGCTATTCATACTTTTTGGAGCACCGATTATTGAGCAAATCCCAATCGCAGCCTTAGTAGGTGTGATGTTAATGGTAGTGATAGGAACATTTGCGTGGTCTAGTTTTAGAATCATCAATAAAATTCCGATTTCAGATCTTATTGTTTTGATCGCGGTAAGTGCGATAACGGTATGGCAGGATCTTGCTATTGCCGTAGTCACCGGTGTGATCATGAGTGCTCTCGTGTTTGCCTGGAATAGTGCTAAACGCATTAGAGCTAGAAAAAGCATCAAAGATGACGGTACTAAAGTCTATGAAATATGGGGACCATTATTTTTTGGTTCTGTGACTGCTTTCAACAATAAGTTTGATCCCAAAACAGATCCAGAGAAGATCGAGATTGATTTCATTGAGTCTAGAGTTCAGGATCACAGTGGAGTAGAAGCCTTGCGCAATGTGGCTAACAAATATCTAGATCTAGGTAAGGAAATAAAACTCACGCATTTAAGTCCAGAATGTCAAGAATTACTGATGCGTCGCAATCCAGAATTTGAGAGCATTATTGAACGCAGTATTGAAGATCCACGTTACCATATTGCAACCGATCTTCTGGATGCTGAGGTGTAA
- a CDS encoding M23 family metallopeptidase — translation MFRFLIILFLCLANYAAAQKLLVKSGATAIENGYEYKVTNLEPVPITVYLDFKLRNLHADVDYGKPFVVPAMTADYKLLTLKNIRQDSYGYDASASYVFGDQRMDRVDRDYLYHLPYKRSVAYRVSQGNNGRSTHRGKNAIDFSMPIGTPVHAARSGIVVQVKQDGSIGCARSKCLEYGNYIRILHEDCTIAEYTHLKVNGSVVQKGDHVEQDQHIGYSGNTGWTTGPHLHFTVYQPRKGKSPQSIPVKFVVGRNQVTSNLQENRYYRKP, via the coding sequence ATGTTTCGTTTTTTAATCATTCTGTTTTTATGCCTCGCCAACTATGCAGCTGCTCAAAAGTTGTTGGTAAAGAGTGGTGCGACTGCCATTGAGAATGGTTATGAATACAAAGTGACTAATCTAGAACCAGTTCCTATTACCGTTTATCTTGATTTCAAATTGCGCAATTTGCATGCAGATGTTGACTACGGCAAACCCTTTGTCGTGCCAGCGATGACGGCAGATTATAAGCTGCTTACTCTTAAGAATATCAGGCAAGATTCCTATGGTTATGACGCGAGTGCGTCCTATGTTTTTGGCGATCAGCGCATGGATCGAGTGGATAGGGATTACCTCTACCATTTACCGTATAAGCGATCTGTCGCATACCGTGTCTCACAAGGCAACAATGGTCGCAGTACGCATCGTGGCAAGAATGCCATCGATTTTAGTATGCCTATAGGTACGCCTGTTCATGCGGCTCGATCTGGTATTGTCGTGCAGGTAAAGCAAGATGGCAGTATAGGTTGCGCCAGGTCAAAATGTCTAGAGTACGGTAACTACATACGCATTCTACATGAGGACTGTACGATTGCAGAATATACGCACCTCAAGGTGAATGGATCTGTCGTACAAAAAGGTGATCATGTTGAGCAGGATCAGCACATAGGATATAGCGGCAACACAGGCTGGACAACTGGACCGCACCTTCATTTTACAGTATATCAGCCGCGCAAGGGTAAATCGCCACAGTCCATTCCCGTAAAATTTGTCGTTGGTCGCAATCAGGTAACCAGCAACTTGCAGGAAAACAGATACTACCGTAAACCATAA
- a CDS encoding TPM domain-containing protein encodes MRYLQNLAILLILLVGSIATAQFEVPPKPASLKNQKAIYDYVELLSKSQQAALQNKLERYADSTSTQIVVSIIKSTNGEDISMLSTRWAQDWGVGQAQEDNGIFILLALEDRTIDISTGYGIEYRLTDRMSERIINRIIVPNFKRNDYYAGLDQAADAIFQALNGEFEETRDFSKNDFPIGTLLALGFFIFMIVLAIRNNKNGGNNNGGRRSGASLLDVIILSNMGRGGFGSGGGFGGGSSGGFGGGGFGGGFGGGGFGGGGASGGW; translated from the coding sequence TTGAGGTATTTACAAAATTTAGCGATCTTATTGATTTTGCTTGTTGGCAGCATAGCAACGGCACAGTTTGAGGTACCACCTAAACCAGCGAGTCTTAAAAATCAAAAGGCTATTTATGATTACGTAGAACTGCTCAGTAAATCCCAGCAGGCAGCATTGCAGAATAAATTAGAACGCTATGCAGATTCTACAAGTACCCAGATTGTAGTTTCCATAATAAAGAGCACTAATGGCGAGGACATCTCGATGCTTTCCACAAGATGGGCACAGGATTGGGGCGTTGGACAAGCGCAGGAAGACAACGGTATTTTCATTTTGCTTGCCTTAGAGGATCGCACCATAGATATTTCTACGGGTTATGGTATAGAGTACCGACTTACAGACCGTATGTCAGAGCGTATTATCAACCGCATCATAGTTCCCAACTTTAAGCGCAACGACTACTATGCTGGTCTCGATCAAGCCGCTGATGCTATTTTTCAGGCGCTTAATGGTGAGTTTGAAGAAACGAGAGACTTTAGCAAAAATGATTTTCCTATTGGCACATTGCTAGCATTGGGATTTTTCATTTTTATGATCGTTCTCGCCATACGCAACAATAAAAATGGCGGCAATAACAATGGCGGCAGGCGATCTGGTGCCAGCTTACTGGATGTCATTATCTTGAGTAATATGGGTCGCGGCGGTTTTGGCAGTGGTGGCGGTTTTGGCGGTGGTAGCTCAGGTGGCTTTGGCGGCGGCGGTTTCGGTGGTGGCTTCGGCGGAGGTGGTTTTGGCGGAGGTGGCGCTAGTGGTGGATGGTAA
- a CDS encoding SIMPL domain-containing protein yields the protein MKNTISAIIFGIAIVLASIFLGKAYVDRSRADGTIEVTGLGSKDFTSDLIVWEGRYTSTSKVLSEAYDQLSRNKEIVSTYLKSKGIADSILVFSAVQTRRQTTPIYGDNGKYQGERFEGYELSQSVNVESSNVEQVEKISREVTELLNQGVQFYSQSPRYYYTKLADLKIEMISRATEDARIRAEKIAENSGGSLGDLGSARMGVFQITGQNSAEDYSWGGTYNTSSKEKTASITMKLVYESE from the coding sequence ATGAAGAATACCATCAGCGCTATTATTTTTGGGATTGCCATAGTCCTTGCCTCCATATTTTTAGGAAAAGCATATGTAGATCGCAGCCGTGCAGACGGCACCATTGAAGTTACTGGATTGGGCAGCAAGGATTTTACCAGCGACCTGATCGTATGGGAAGGAAGATACACCAGTACTAGCAAGGTATTGAGTGAAGCCTATGACCAATTATCACGAAATAAAGAGATCGTGAGTACCTACCTGAAATCAAAAGGTATTGCAGACTCTATTCTAGTTTTTAGCGCGGTGCAAACTCGCAGACAGACAACGCCTATTTATGGCGATAATGGCAAGTATCAAGGTGAGCGTTTTGAAGGATATGAATTGTCACAAAGCGTGAATGTAGAATCCAGCAATGTGGAACAGGTGGAAAAGATTTCTAGAGAAGTTACAGAATTGCTTAATCAAGGTGTACAGTTTTACTCACAATCGCCTAGATATTACTACACAAAACTAGCAGACCTAAAAATCGAAATGATCTCTCGTGCTACAGAAGATGCCAGAATCAGAGCTGAAAAAATTGCTGAAAATAGCGGTGGCTCCTTAGGTGATTTAGGATCTGCTCGCATGGGGGTTTTTCAAATCACTGGACAAAACAGCGCTGAGGATTATTCCTGGGGTGGCACTTACAATACCTCTAGCAAAGAGAAAACAGCCAGCATTACCATGAAACTCGTATATGAGTCAGAGTAA